A genomic region of Gossypium hirsutum isolate 1008001.06 chromosome D01, Gossypium_hirsutum_v2.1, whole genome shotgun sequence contains the following coding sequences:
- the LOC121213915 gene encoding uncharacterized protein: MDSFEIDNVKAEKEDALWRYNMERKLRLGLRYMGFLLVLFLISWSWSPPLIPHIIEVARDLSQRYVNTVNDPFFIFILMNIIILVVYILSTQKQSTSSGIYDEYVSSHRSIIPAEATVLDKQIVVVENAVDVAETKRPLSPIKQQPWTTKTKPAITSTDKVKHKEYRRTRSVVSESGKRRPRRVYRRSETAVTGRELVVCSAESAREAIHEMSNEEFQLKVDSFIAERRKALMQENIAHYTKCMSIVVKN, from the coding sequence ATGGATTCCTTCGAAATTGACAACGTTAAAGCAGAGAAAGAAGATGCTTTGTGGAGATACAACATGGAGAGGAAGCTAAGGTTGGGTCTTCGCTATATGGGGTTTTTGTTGGTTTTGTTTTTGATATCATGGTCTTGGTCCCCCCCTTTGATTCCCCACATCATCGAGGTTGCCCGAGATCTTAGCCAACGTTACGTTAACACTGTTAATGACCCTTTCTTCATTTTCATCCTTATGAACATCATCATCCTTGTTGTTTATATTCTGTCTACCCAGAAACAATCTACCAGCTCCGGTATCTACGATGAGTACGTCAGCTCTCACCGGAGTATAATACCCGCGGAGGCGACCGTGCTCGACAAACAAATCGTCGTGGTGGAAAATGCGGTTGATGTTGCAGAGACAAAACGTCCCCTTTCACCAATTAAACAACAACCTTGGACGACGAAGACAAAGCCTGCAATAACTTCAACTGATAAAGTGAAGCACAAAGAGTACCGGCGAACACGATCAGTGGTGTCAGAATCTGGAAAACGGCGTCCCCGCCGGGTGTATAGAAGATCGGAGACGGCAGTAACGGGCAGAGAACTAGTGGTTTGTAGTGCAGAATCGGCAAGGGAAGCGATACATGAGATGAGCAATGAAGAGTTTCAGTTAAAAGTAGATAGTTTCATTGCTGAAAGAAGGAAAGCCCTAATGCAAGAAAACATTGCGCATTATACAAAATGCATGTCTATTGTGGTTAAGAATTAG